Sequence from the Primulina huaijiensis isolate GDHJ02 chromosome 16, ASM1229523v2, whole genome shotgun sequence genome:
GTATCATATCTGATTTCTATTATGAAAGACACTACTCCAAAAAATTCAGTACACcgtttttcttaaattttaatcGAATATGATCAATTTTTTGGCAGGCTAATGTCATTCGGAAAACTACTGTGCTTGATGTGATGAGAAGACTTCTTCAGGCAAGAGAACTAAACATCAATCTGTTATACATTTATGCAGAAGTTCTAATGATATCCATTGCAGACAAAAAATATCATGGTTTCTTCTTGTGCTCGAACAAAAGAGGCAAGCCAGGCGAAATACATATCCATCTTAAATATTATCCAGGGAGAAGTGGATCCCACTCAGGTATTTATCTATAATCACCATAAACTTCAATATGAGGTTTTATATACTTTTGCTTTTGACTGCGATTTTGGTAGACAAGTCCTTTTAGTTATGAAAAGTGATCGGTACAAATGGTTAATATAACATTTTGCATACAATGCAACGTGGATCCATATCCATTGATAGTGAATATTTCCAAAGAATTCTACTTAGCCAAGAAGCACGTACCAAACTTTCTGCTGGTTTCTTGTTGAAGGCCAAATTTTCACATTTCCCTCTAAGTAGAAACTAGAAATTAGTGCACTTTCAAAAACGGTTTCTTGTTATCAATATTTATTGTGTCTATCAAGTTcagaatatttttataaaaaaaaattccatgacGATCTTACTGGAAAATTTTCTAACAAATACTTGCTTAAAAGTAATCCAGTACTTAAATAAAACCCTTTGTTTGTGAGCTTTTGCTTTAAATTTGTATTCCCTGTGAACAAAAGGCCTATTTTGTGCTCCATTTGACCTTCTCGACTTGACTGAGCTCATACCTTCTCAACTTTGGTATGATAGAATGTTTCGATTATGGTAAATGGGCATCAAGCTATTGTTgaaatttgttaaaatattGCATGTCCAAAAGGTATAGAATTTCAGTCGTGTTATAATTCACAGGGGAAACTTTGAGGTTTTATTTCTGACAGAGATTCGTTAGTGTGGGAAATGCACTTCAAGAAACTTAGATGAGCCTGCCCATGTGATTTTTCAAAGGCATATGTTGATAATATGTTGTTTCAAACTTTTGACTTCTGTAGCCATGATTCAAATCAACTATCACCTGGCTCCCTATGCGCGTGTGAAAGAGAGAGATATGACCATTGATTTGCTGAACTTTGCTCAGATATGTAAAGTAATGTGTGGCGCAGTTTCACCCACATAATTTTGCTTATTTTTTGCAACTAAAGGGcatttaaaattgacaaaaGTTACGCGAACAAAAATAGAAATGAAATTGCCAGTAACTTTTCCTGTGAGGGAGAGGATTGGTTTGCCAAATTTGAGTAACTTAGTGTACTCGAAGAATCAGTACTTGTAGAAACACTCACATCCTAATTGAAATGGATATGGTTATCCTAGTGTCTTTATTAATCTTTGTGCTTCTATTGCAAATGCATTCTTGATTGTGCACTGTGGCTGTACTTAAATTGGATGATGATCTTTAGAGGATCTAGTATCACTTCtctgttttatattttgttttcctATAATTTTCAAAGGTTAATGTACttatgaattatgatgtatGATTTTAAAACAGGTTCATGAAAGTTTACAGAGGATTCGTGAAAGAAAGCTAGTTAATTTCATAGATTGGGGCCCTGCTAGCATTCAGGCATGTTTCACACTTATCAatttgtgtttgatttattttgtcTTTGAGTTGCATTCTTTGAAACAATGTAATCATTGACAGGTTGCTTTGTCGAGAAAATCTCCTTATGTTCAGACTGCTCATAGGGTAAGCCTTTTCTCGTTTAGTTTCCTTTTCTCATCTCTGAGGAGTTGAAACATTTTGAGCCGGCATGAACCTGGATGTTAAATTCGGTTTCATGGTTCTCGTCCAGGGGCCAATCTCATCTCACCTTATGACACATGATGAATTTGATGGAATTCATCAGCTCAGTGTAGTTGTTAATGTgcctttcttttcttcttgtatGCTCTATGTTCTATTCCTGTGACTCATGGCTTGTTAAATGATGGTCTTCATGTCAAACGTGATAAAATGTCGTCGGAGAAGAAACAGCAGAATATGCACTTTGGACTTTCTATCATAGGTTTTTCTGTTCATTGATGCAAAACATTGTGAAACCATCATGTCCTGTTTGTTTGCTATTGGTGATTGCTTGTGTACAGACCTCCTTTCAGCAAAGCAGCTTTGGCGAACTTTGGTAGCCTGATTGGTTTATGTCTTTCTTCTTTTGATTTTCTTCTTTGATTTTGTAGATTTTACCCatgttatttatgttttataaGTCAAGTTGTTTTGTACCTTAGCCAAGATTTTCTGAGGGTGTTCATGAATTACTCCTTGCACAAGGTATTAGTTCTAATATTACGGGATGATATATTAAGTTGAAACTGGTTAAGGTTcgtgtttctttttcttttctttcccgTTTTCTTTATGTAAATTCATTCTTGTGTTTTTATCACACCATGTGAGGTGCTACAtaattttttgactttttttttaagattgttAATTTGTTTTCAACCCTAGAGATTGCATCGAGTTTCAGCTCATTCTTTATCTGAGCGTGAGAAATTCAATGCTCTACCCGAACTTGTATTCCACCTTTTAAGTCCCCTTTTTGCTGTTCAAGCCTTTTCTACAAAGCTCAGACAACTTGTACAGTTGCATTTTTATTATATGCTTTTCATATATTGATTATTTAAAGCAGCTTATGATTTGAAAGACTGAGCAACATCACAATATGCTCCTTTCGAATTTAGGTTAGTGGTCTCATGCTAGCCAGCCACACTGGCATCCGCCACTTATTCTCCAAGTGTTTGAGCCAGTATGAGAAGCTGAGAAAGAGACAAGCTTTTCTCGACAATTACAGAAGTCACCCAATGTTTGCCGTAAGTTATACCTTATCTGCCTTGGGGCTATTATTTGTCCAATTTTTTGTAACCTATATTTCTTCTGGGCATGATTGCTCTTATTTCTAGCACTTTTATTGACTGAAAACAACTGCCTTCTTTGTACATTGTGGCTTgaagatattaaaatatttaatacaaaaaattaatcaaagagAGACAGATGTGTTCTTGTGGATTTGCTTCTTATTTTTCAAACCTCTTGTAAAACATGATTGAACTGTTTGAAAAAGATATCACAAGACTGTGTATACGAAGATTTTCcagaattttaatttcttttggCAGTCTGCCTTATTTATGCTCTGCTGTGAACAATTTTCaggaagatctttcagaatttGATGAATCTAGAGACGTGATTGAGAGTCTTGTTGACGAGTACAAGGCGTGTGAGTCCCCAGATTACATCAAGTGGGGAATGGAGGTAGCTAgtctttatttaattgtttactACATTACTTATCTCAGCTACTGACTTTAATATTTTTACACTCGCAGGATccaaaccatgttctgtctggggAAGGAAATACCGGCGGGACAGTGGAGCCAAAATTAGAACTGTGACCTTACCAGGTTTGATTAATATTAACCATTTGGATTGCATCTCCTCTTTGAGCCTATGCATCTCTAATAGCTTGTCTTTCTCAGATGGCATATTTTCTCGTTTTCAAGATTGTtcattattgattattttattctgaTTGAAactttttttcaatttcttggCAGATTTTCGCCGGGGAATGTGTTTCTGCTCTTAGAAACTGTGAGAGGATATATTGCAAGTCTGAAATTGCCTTTGTgctaatattttttgtaaattctCTTTGTATTGGTTGTGGAAGAaagcttctttcttctttttttttttttgagcgtACAACTATGTTATTGTCTGCACTACTAACGAGACTTGAGCGTTGACAAAAGACTTGTTTATCTGGGCAAATGAATTACAAAGAAACAACTAAATCTactaaactaaattaaaaaaactacCCGTAATCAACAAGACTAAAACTTGAGACAAACAAGTCTAAGGACCTCGACTTTAATCATTGGATCAAGATCGGCAGGAAGAAAGCTTGGGTTATTACGTTGAATCGTGAATTATGGTGTGCATGTGTTTAGTTGTTTTGTGTTGAATGAATTGGGACAAAGCTATGTAGAAGAAAATGGCGATAAAATAGTACAATTACTAAATGAAATTACAAGACAACTGTAATCACGTATGAaacaaaattaaagtaaataatcaataaatttcaCAAGAGTTGCGTTCAAGCTATCTCgagtttgaaaattaatttctgTCAGGTCAATCGTCGTATTTTACGTACCTGAGTCGTTGATGATCGTTAGATCTATATTGGGTTAATACTTTCAACGTAAAATTCCGTAAATCGTGACAGAATGATGACATGTTTAATcaattgtttaatttaatattaaacaGACATTTATTTTTCAGGATATGGTGACAAAAAATTAGTGGCAATCAAGTATAAAGTACTTTTTTAGGCGAAAAAATTAGGTACTTGAATGTTATCTATCACTTCAGAGTTTGGAATGAATGGAAGTGTAACTTAGAATGCTAGATTGCTAAGATAAAAGCGAAATATATAGTGAAAATGCTTAAACAATTAGATTTAAGTCTGCGAAATCATTGAAATGTAAAAAATTGATTACattgaaatgtaaaatattgatCAATCGTAACcttaacctttaaaaataaagaataaattttaaaaataattttaaaaattcgaaaattgaaaaaaaacgaacttttaaaaaaaattatgaaaaatcatcaacaaccaTATTTTGAAAATCCAGTTATATTCCTATAAATTGACCTCATTTTTCAAATtgcgtgttttttttaaaaaaaaattgcatttgagttttaaaattttaatttctacaATTACATGtgcttttattttgttattttatgttatgtgtacttttcttttattttgaattttttattccatataaatttttaaaattacttgtaagttttaaaattttaattatgtgaaagtttacatttaattttgtttgcatttttattttttaaaatataaattattttaaaaaaattaaaattaatatttcaatatcACATCTGCAATATAATCTTACCACTCGAAAATAATGAGATGAAGTTATCGACACCGACATCACCATGAGATGAAGAACATGCTCTTAGTTTTGATTTAATGGCCATATTGAATTTTTCGAACTGTAAATCGAAACTTTCTGGTTTTGATGATCACGTTTTTGTTGGGTCGATAAATCAGaggatattattattgattttgtgcTTCAGTAATATCAATTAATTTGAGAGTGCAATCTTATTCTTTTAGTGGAGTAgaataagattaataaattattttgattaatcatGAGTTGATtggatcaaattaatttattggagcttaatttaattgaatcCGACCAGGTCCCTCTGGTGGCTCTAATATAAACTCGGATAAATTATATGAGATATAATTTATGGTATATGTGGGATAAATTTATCTGGACTATTGTATTGCTTGGAAGTTTATCATCTAAATCTTCTAGATATGGTATAAAATATTCTgtccatttaaatttatattttaaaagatatcaTCATTATCTTTTACGTTACAAGATAtcacaaatatattatatatatgtgatattgtAACAAGTGACCACACACAATCCTACGTTTAGAGTTTGAGAGAACACCGGAGAAGGCTTGGAGGTTTGGAGCGTAGATCTAGTGCAGAGAAAGATCGAAAAACACGCTTCAAAGATAATCTCTAATTTCTGTgtgttgtaattaattaattcgtgttAAATACGTAGAACAATCGATCCTGTGAAATAAGAGAAGATTGAAATcacaagaaattaatttttgtgatcCGATCTTCTCGATCTTGGCTAacatatggtatcagagccacgggttttgatattattttgcgtatttcgaattaattaattatttatgcatgttttagTTTAAAGCGGTGTTAGATTTATGTGATTGTGGTTTGAATGgagtgatttatttaatttttgaacaGTTTATGAGTTTTTGGTGAAATTGTATTTCGTATTTTCGAGTCTGTAACCAAGGGGGTGGATTACGACTCCATGTTTCCCCTTGTTTATTTtcgtgcaaattttttttttgtattttttcgaATTGGGCTTTTCTGCTTCTGTTTAAAAATTGGAGGGTCGAATACAATTTCAATTAAAACTACAAGGACTACACGGAAATTTCGTCCAAAAGATTCCAGGGACCAGAGTGCATCTTCTTCAATCGTCAGGGACCTGTTCTGTAAATTCTGAAAACTTCCATGAAAAAGCAAATCTGGATCGGAAAATCTGAGTCACGCGGCCGCGAGGATGAGGAGTGTATGCGAAGGTGGTTTACGGTCCATCTCATGCGTCGTTCTTCACGGTGGAGCGGACGCGGAGGAGATGCAaaaatcatctttttttttGGCGTTGGATCTGGAAAAATCGGGCTTCtatttttcgatttcgaattgGAAATGGTGTCTCGGTGGTTTTCCAGTGACTGGCGCGGTGGAGATCTTCACGTTCGCAAGTTTCCGGCGATTCCAGCAACGGCGGCGGCGTTTTTCTGTAGGGTTGAAGATGGATCGCGGGTCTGGGTCACGGGTTCGGGTCATGGTACTTCGGGCCGAATCCGGAAAATTTTTCTTGGGCCAAACCAAATTGCTGGATTAAAAACTTGGACTGgacacattttttaaaatttgaaggaTTGGGCCAAATTGGGTTCAATTAgatctttattatttttttgtgtcTAGGTTGGGCCATAAATTTGTTCTTGcttaattattgttttaattgtaaaattacANAGGGTAAATTTTAAATAAGCCCACGGTCTCCCTTATTAGTCCATTAGTAAGAATATATGTATGCCTTGTGCCAATTTTATTGGTCTCCCTATAGGAGGGCTACATTGTTTTGATTACTTGATTGGACCTATTATTTTATAGTAAAATTAATTGTGACCACCCTATAGGTGACATAATTAATTTGGtacttgataaataattaatttaagggTATACACTTAAGTCAATGATATTGTGAGAATTTCCTATAGAATATTTTTACAATATCTTTTGATGGCCAAAATCAAGCAATACTAAATTGATATAGCATGAGTTGCTAGATATATTGAATTTAGTGGGAGGGTCCCAGCCTAGCTATAAATAACATGTTTTTTcctaaagaaaaaattatgtattttggaGTTTTAGGTAAATTGCAGAGTTGTAGTAGTTTTTGGTATCTACAAATGCATTTCATGCATaacacataattttatttattgcattgctcatttaaatttattttaatttcagaaaaatgactGGAAATTCACTGTCTATGATATTAACCAACAACCAACTAGTTTGAGACAATTACATTGACTGGAAACGTAATTTTTTGATTGTCTTAACTGCGGAGAAACACAAGTTTGTGCTCAATGAACCCTGTCCATCAGTGCCTACGGCGGAGTCCACACTAGCTCAGAAGCAGGCTTATGATTAGTGGATCAGTTCTGATGAGATGGCCCGTTGCTACATTTTGGGATCCATCTCAAATGTGCTGCAACAGAAACATCAGAACATGGACACTACTACAAAAATCATGGATAGCCTCCAAGAAATGTTTGAGCATCAAGGACGTCAGGCACGACAAGCAGCCATTAGAACCATTATGAACATGCGCATGAAACCTGGGACGTCCGTGAGAGATCATATGCTTGCATTGATCGCTCTGTTTAACGTGGCTGAGGTGTTAGGGGCTGAAATCAAATCAGAGACTCAGGTTGACATGGCACTTGAGACTCTCCCTGAGATGTTCTCACAGTTTAAAGTTAGCTATAACATGAATAAGCTAAATATGTCCCTGACTGAGCTGATGAAGGAACTCCAAAATGCTGAAAGTGTTCTTAAGACTAAAACTGGTGATGCATTTGTTGTTGCTTCTGATGGGCCATCTTATTCCAAGCCGAAAGGTAAAAATGGGAATAAAATGAAGAAGCCCAACAAGAAGGGTCCACAACAAAATGAAAAGAAGGTCAAGGTAGATGGCAAGCCTAAGGGAAAATGTTTCCATTGCGGGGAAAGGGTCATTGGAAGAGAAACTGCCAAGGATATCTAGCTTCCAAGAAGCAGGCTAGTGGTAAGTTATCTTTTATTGAGTCTTGTTTAGTGGTTGATTCTACTGATACTTGGATTGTAGATTCTGGGGCCACTAATCATATATGCAATACTTTGCAGGGGTTCCAAGTAACCAGAAGTCTCAATGAAGGGGAACATACTCTAAGAGTTGGCACAGGGGCTGTGGTGTCTGCAAAAGCTGTTGGGAttgtttatctttatttttcgaATAATAAACATTTGGTTTTAAGACATGGTTATTATGTTCCGGAGATTACTAGAAATTTGATTTCTGTTGCTTTATTGTTAGACAAGGATATTATGTCCATTTTTCACAAATGGTGGTTGATACTACCTTGAATAAAGTCCTTATTTGCAAGGGACATTTGAATAACGATTTGTATGTCTTAAAACATGATGACAGCTCTTTGCATCACATTGAATCCAACAAGCGAATTAAATTGTCTCCCACTAATGAAACTTATTTGTGGCACTTGAGACTTGGTCATATCAACCTTAATAGAATTCAACGGTTGGTAAAGGATGGTCCTTTAAGTAATTTAAAGGTGGAATCCTTGCCTGTATGTGAATCCTGTTTGGAAGGTAAGATGACTAAGAGATCTTTTAAATCTAAAGGACATAGAGCCAATGAAGTTTTGGAATTAGTGCACACTGATGTATGTGGACCAATTAATGTACAAGCTAGAGGAGGATTTGAGTATTTCATCACCTTCACTGATGATTACTCTAGATACGGTTATGTTTACCTAATGTCCCACAAATCTGaatcttttgaaaagttcaaGGAATTCAGAAATGAAGTGGAAAAACAATTAGGTAAGAGCATAAAAACACTTCGATCAGACAGAGGTGGCGAGTATCTATCCAATGACTTTAGAACATACTTATCAGATAATGGGATAATATCCCAATTGAGTGCACCAGCTACACCTCAGCAGAATGTTgtctctgaaaggagaaatagGACTTTGTTGGACATGGTTAGGTCCATGCTAAGTTTCTCTAAGCTCAGTacatctttttggggatatgctATCCAAACTGCAATATACTTATTGAACATGGTTCCTTCTAAATCTGTCTCTAAGACACCTCTTGAATTGTGGAATGGGCGCGTGCCTAATCTAAGACATATTCGGATATGGGGATGTCATGCTTATGTGCTAAAGAGAAAGATGGATAAAATGGAACCTAGATCAGAATTATGCATGTTTGTCGGATATCCTAAGGGAACAAGAGGATATTACTTCTATAGTCCTCAAGACAAGAAGATATTTGTAAGTACAAATGCAACCTTCTTAGAGGACGAGCACATAGAAGAAAGTGAATCAAAGAGTAAGGTTCTTTTGGAAGAGATTGCTAAATCATCTACTCCAGAGATCTGCACTGAACCTACTCAGTTTGAATTCACATTTCTACCACCATTAACCACTTGTTTCCAAACAAATGAAGTGGTAGAAGACATTGGTTCCAATGATCGGTCACCCCATTATATCCAAATGGagaatgaaggaaatgatcaagaAGAGAACTTAAGACAACGACAATCAATACCAATCAACCAAAAACCTCCACAACTTAGACGTAGTGGGAGGGTCATTCGACCACCTTCTAGATACTTGCTCTATGGAGAATCGTTTGATGCGGTTTTCATTGAACAAGAGGAGGATCCTATCACGTACAAAGAAGCTATGGAGGATGTTGACGCTGACCAATGGAGGAGTGCCATGGAATCAGAAATGAGATCCATGTACACTAACTCCGTCTGAGTTCTTGTAGACATTCCTGAAGGTGTGAGACCTATAGGGTGTAAGTGGGTCTACAAGAGAAAGAGAGGAATAGACGGAAAAATAGAAACCTTTAAGGCTAGATTGGTAGCCAAAGGTTTTAGCCAAAGAGAAGGAATCGATTACGATGAAACCTTCTCACCTGTGGCTATGATAAAGTCTATTCAGATCCTCTTATCCATTGCAGCTCATTTTGATTATGAGGTGtggcaaatggatgtcaagacagcatTTCTTAATGGAAATCTTGACGAAACCATTTATATGGTACAACCAGACGGTTTTATTCACAACGGTCAAgagcataaagtatgcaaactGAAAAAGTCTATTTATGAACTTAAGCAGGCGTCTAGGTCTTGGAACATTAGATTTGATCAAtctgtgaaagattatgatttcgATCAAAATCTTGATGAGCCTTGTGATATAAGAAAATTTTGGATGACAAGGTGATTTTTCTTGTgctatatgtggatgacatccTACTTATTGGGAATAATGTAAGGGTGATGACATCTGTCAAAAATTGGTTGTCTCAACAGTTTGACATGAAAGACTTGGGAGAAGCAACTTATGTTCTAGGTATCCAAATCCTGCGGGATAGGAAGAACAAACGGATTGTTTTATCTCAATCTTcatatattgataaaatattggTGAGGTATGCAATGCAAAATTCCAAGAAAGGTCAAACACCTTTTAGACATGAAATTCAATTGTCAAAGGACCACAATCCCAAGAATCCAAGTGAAGTGGAATACATGAAAAGAGTTCCTTATGCTTCGGTTGTAGGAAGTCTTATGTATGCTATGCTATGCACTCGACCAGATATTTGTTATGCAGTTGGGATTGTAAGTAGATATCAGTCAAACCCAAGACCAGAGCACTGGATTGCTGTAAAGCATATTCTCAAGTATCTTCGCAGAACTAGAGGGTATATGTTGGTTTATTCGGCTTCAGATTTGGCACCTGTGGGTTATACTGATTCTGATTTTCAAGCTGATAGAGATTCTCGTAAATCCACATCAGGATCTGTGTTCACATTGGGTGGTGGTGCCGTTGTTTGGAGAAGTATCAAGCAATCATGTATTGCTGATTCCACAATGGAAGCGGAGTATGTAGCGGCTTGTGAAGCAGCAAAAGAAGCCGTTTGGCTGAAAAAGTTTTTGCTAAGCCTTGAGGTTGTTCCTGCTGCATCAAATGTcattactttatattgtgatAACAGTGGTGCAGTGGCAAATGCAAAAGAACCAAGAAACCATCAGCGTGGAAAACACAT
This genomic interval carries:
- the LOC140961052 gene encoding uncharacterized protein, producing the protein MARCYILGSISNVLQQKHQNMDTTTKIMDSLQEMFEHQGRQARQAAIRTIMNMRMKPGTSVRDHMLALIALFNVAEVLGAEIKSETQVDMALETLPEMFSQFKVSYNMNKLNMSLTELMKELQNAESVLKTKTGDAFVVASDGPSYSKPKGKNGNKMKKPNKKGPQQNEKKVKVDGKPKGKCFHCGERVIGRETAKDI